The Sinomicrobium kalidii region GTTGTAAACGGAGTATTGCAACGGGAAGTGAGGATGGCTTAAAACAGCAATCCCTTTGTGAACCTTTGCGTTTTCTTTGCGCAGCTTTGCGGAACAATACATAACGGATACATGGCTCCGTACATTCACACGAAGCGGAAATGTCCGGGATACCAATAAACAATTTACTATTTTTGCCCAAAACAAATACGAAATTTTATGAACGCATACATATTTCCCGGTCAGGGAGCACAGTTTTCAGGAATGGGGGCCGATTTGTATGAACAGTCGGAAACCGCAAAGGAACTTTTTGAAAAAGCCAATGAAATACTGGGCTTTTCCATTACCGATATCATGTTTAACGGTTCGGCTGAAGACCTGAAGCAAACCAAGGTCACCCAGCCCGCCGTGTTTTTACATTCGGTAATCCTCAGCAAGACCCTGGGCGATGCTTTTAAGCCGGATATGGTGGCCGGGCATTCGCTCGGAGAACTGTCGGCCCTGGTGGCTAACGGTACCCTGAACTTCGAGGACGGTTTAACCCTCGTATCCAAACGTGCCCTGGCCATGCAAAAGGCCTGTGAGATGCAACCCAGTACTATGGCGGCGGTACTCGGACTGGAAGACGCCGTGGTCGAGAAGGTATGTAACGAAACCGAAGGTGTGGTTGTGGCTGCCAATTATAACTGTCCCGGGCAACTGGTCATATCCGGAGAAGTAGAAGCCGTTAACAGGGCCTGCGAGGCTTTGAAGGAAGCCGGGGCGCGGAGAGCGCTGGTATTGCCCGTTGGAGGCGCGTTTCACTCCCCTTTAATGGAGCCTGCAAGAGAAGAACTGGCCGAAGCCATAGCGCAAACCGGATTTCACAAGCCTGCATGTCCCATTTACCAGAATGTGACCACCGTGGCAGTAACGGAAGCCGGGGAAATTAAAAAGAACCTGATGGCGCAGCTTACCGCTCCCGTAAAATGGACACAGAGCATACAGCAAATGATCGCAGACGGCGCCACCCTGTTTACCGAAGTAGGTCCCGGAAAAGTACTCCAGGGACTGGTAAAAAAGATTGACAGGAGCGCAGAAGTTACATCTGCGTAAATTGTAGCAATACAGGGAGGGGCATCAGATATGGTACAGGAGATATCCCAGCAGGGCCCCTCCCAATACCAGCCACATGGCGTTTACCTTCTTTACGCCAAGGGTTATTGCAATACTGATAAGGGCAATACTCCACGTTTTCCAATCCATAAGGATCTCCTGGCCGAGACGGAAGGTGACGGCCATCATAATGCCAACGGCCCCTATGTTCACCGCATCGAGGAACCCGCGTGCCAAACGGGACTGCCTTAATTTCGGGATAATGGGGTTGAGGAGGAGCACAAAGAAAAAAGAAGGCAGGAATATCCCGGCTGTGGCTGCGATCGCCCCCCAAAAACCATTGACCTGGTAACCGATAAAAGTTGCGGTAGACAATACCGGCCCCGGCGTAAACTGCCCTATGGCAATGGCATCCAGAAGCTCCTGTTTGGTAAGCCATTCCAGTTTTTCCACCAGTTCGCCGTCCAGGTAAGCCACTAATACATAGCCGCTGCCAAAGAGTACCGCACCTATTTTAAGGAATACGAAGAAGAGCTTGGAGTTGGAGATCGTTTTGGCGGCTACCGATCCCGCATTTAAGAGCAGAAGGGGGAGGAAAGAAGACAGCTTGCCGTCTTTTTCCCTTTGCAACCACCCGAACCATAACATTCCGGAAAGTCCGGCGCCGAGTATGGCTGTGACTTCGTTGACACCGAGAAAGGAAACTGCGATTGTAAGGAGGCCGATAATTCCTAATTGCAGGTTTTTCAGGGCTTTTTTTCCCAGTTTGTACACCGCGCCGAGTATGATGGCAAGAACGGCAGGTTTAATGCCGTACAGAAAAGGTTCAACCGCCGGAATTTTACCGTATTCAACATAAAACCAGGCGAGAACTGCCGTAAATACTACTGCAGGGAAGATAAAACAGCCTCCGGCCACAAAAAGCCCTTTCCACCCGGCGCGTTCGTAACCGCAGTGCATGGTCATTTCGGTAGAATTGGGCCCGGGGATAAGATTGGTAGCCCCTACGAGGTCCAGGAAATGCTGCCGGGACATCCATTGGCGTTTGCTCACCACTTCCTCCTCCATCATGGCAATATGGGCCGCAGGGCCGCCAAAAGCTATCAGGCCCAGTTTAAAAAAGAGTCGGGCAACTTCGCCAAGGCTTCCCTTTTTATCCATTTTTGAGGAGGATTTTGTCTAAAGACCACTTTCCGCCGCCTTTTATAAGCAGGAAAAGGCTTCCGAGGAGCATGGCCCAGTCTGTTCTTCCGGCATGCATCATGGACCAGAACCCGTCGTTGGCTAATATGTCAAATTTTGTGGTTATTATGGCAGTTGCCATGATTGTGATCAAGGGGAGGCTTGCCAGACGGGTAAGCAATCCTAATATAAACAGGATACCGCAGACGATTTCAAAAGCACCGACAAGACCACCCAGAAATTCGGGATAAATAAAACCGATCTTTTCAAAACGCCCCGCACCGCGAAGGGCGGGGAACATAAATTTCTGTATACCTTCAGAGAGGAATATCACACCGGTCATTAAGCGGATGATAACCGTGGTTTTTGAGTGGTCTGTAGCTATGATTTTGCGAAACATGTCAACTCGGGTTCCTTTTTTTTCTGAAACTACAAAATAAGAAATTCTGGACAGTACCGAAAGGGGTAGTGTGGTCTTCCGTAATGCACTTTATTTTTTCAAAGCCCGCGGGGCGGAAGCAATGTTCCATGTCTTTTTCGGTATATTGCCTGATGTCCAGTCCGCTGCACTTTTCAGGGCCTTTATCAGAAAATGTACCGAGGATAAGGCGGTCTTTTACCGCGTTTTTTACAATATGTATGTATTTTTTTTGCTGTTCCGGATGTGTAAGAAAGTGAAAAGTGGCCCGGTCGTGCCAGATATCGTAGGTTTCGGCAGGTTCGAATTCCGTAATGTCGCTGACAATCCACGTAACCTTCCGGGCCTTGTCACCAAGCCTCTTTTGTGCCTTTTCCAGTGCCTTTTCAGAGATGTCAAGTACCGAAATATCGGTATAACCTTCCGCAAGCAGAAAATCAACAAGCCTGCTGTCGCCCCCGCCAATGTCTATGATCCTGGCATCTTTGTGCGGGGCCGGTGTAACAATAAAATCAAGAGAAGTACGGGGCACGGCCTGGGTCCAGCTAACGTCTTCAGGGCCTTTGGAGGCATATACCTGTTCCCAATGGCTTTTGTTGTTCTTCATATCTTCCAGTGTTTTAAATGTTCCACAGGTTAAAGTTACAATATTCATAACGAAGCATTTTTATAAAAAAGGAGATAACCGTCATTTTTCTGTTGTAAAATATTTTGGTCTTTAATATCTTGCACAGGTATATAAATTATGTTTGATTGGGTGTTTTATAGTTCAACCTTATCTGTTAAATTTTAGATATTATGTCATTTAAAGCTATTTTAAGCGTTGGCGGTAAGAAAGTAAACATACTCAGCGCCAATTACGACCTGGCACAGGAAGTAGACGCCACGGGCCGCCCTTCATCGGTAACACGCGGAGGAAGAATTAACCTTACCGTAGAGTCGACGGGCGATTCTTTCTTTTTTGAGTGGATGACGAACAATTTTGAGCGTAAGAACGGGACAATCACCTATATCAAACGCGATGTAGACGCCAAACTGAAGGAAGTAAACTTCGTTGAAGGCTACCTGGTAAAGTACAGGGAAAATTTTGATGCCGTTGGCTACAAACCGCTGACGGAAACGTTCACCATTTCATGCCGCGAACTGGCATGTGGCGGCGGGGCGCACATTAACGAGTGGGTGTAAGCGCATTTTTACAGGTTAAAACATTATCAGGAAGGTATCTGGAAAATAATCCTTGCGTCAATCTGAAGCAAGTCCGGGGGCTTACCATAATTACCCGTAAAGGTAATGGGGCTCCGGGACGATTTTGCAACCTGGGTTGACAAGGTTTTTCAGCTACCTTCTTTGTTTTTGGTTTATTTGAAAGTGGTGGGCAGATTATGTTTAAAAGTAGTTTATAGTGTTTGGGGTATTGTTCCTGAACTTTTGTGTTTTCTCCTTTGTTTTGTGCTTTCAAACCCTCCGTCACACTAAAGTCATGCCACCTCTACTTCGATAGGCTCAGCACAGGCCTTTGTCTGAAGGGAGGAGCCTTTCTTGGTTTTGATATAGGTAGAAATAAGCTTTTGCATTCCCGGGCTGTCTTCATGTTAAAAGAAAAATAAAGAAAACCGGCCTCCTTTTCAGTTAGGGACAAAATAAATTTTCCGATAGGCTGCGGCAAAACAAATCCTGTTGTTTGATGAATTTATTTACCGAAAAAACCGAATGAAAACAGCGGAATAGGAATTGATAAAGTAAGAGTATTTTTATAATTTTATGGAAAATATAAATAATCTGCCCCCATGAAAATAACTATTCCAAAGCCTTATTGGCCCTATCCGTCTGTTATAAGTCCTCATGCAAAGGAGGCCCATGAACACAACATGCAATGGCTGCAACAACACAATCTATTACCTGATAAATCGGTTTATGACCTGTATGAGAGGCAATATTATGCCTATATGGCCGCCCGTATGTACCCTATGGCAGAAAAAGAAGTCCTGTTTGCCCTGGCGGATTTCTGTGCACTCCTGTTTATTGTTGACGATGACCTTGATAAACAGGCAGAACGCAAAGTGGCAGGCGTAGATGGTACGCAGGCATTGGAAGCATTTATATCTACGGGTGTTACAGTGATGAAAAACCGTAAGAAGATCGCGCCCGAAGCCGGTAAAGAGGCATTTTCGGCATTGGCAGACTGCTTTATACGTTTATGTGCTTTTAGTGATAAAACCTGGCAGGACAAAATTATACAGAGTTTTGCCGATACCTTTACCGCTGCGGTCTGGGAAATGAAAAATGTAATAAAAGGATATTGTCCCACTTTGGAGGAATACATGAAATACCGCCCTTTTTTCTCAGGAACAAACCTGGCGGTCGACCTGTCTTTGGTAGCAGCAGCTATCAACCTGCCGGAAGCGGTTATGCAGCACCCTGCCATACAAAGATTGATGGTGCTTTCCCGAAACCTGGTGTGCTGGGCTAATGATATGTTTTCCTTAAGTAAGGAAATGGACCAGAACAATGCGGACGACAAGCACAACCTTGTTTATGTAATGCAAAAAAGGCATGACGTTACCTTTGAAGAAGCGATATTAAAGGCTTCGGCCTTTCATGACGAACAAGCCCGGGAATTTATAGCGTTATCTTCCGATCTTCCCGTTTTCGGAAAAGGCCTTGACAGCAAAGTGTCCCGCTATATCGATGCCCTCATCTGTTTTGTGAAAGGAAACATAGACTGGAGTGAAAAAGAAACCACCCGTTACGCATTTTCCTATAGTGAGTAGGTTACGGAAAGGCTGCTGTTGCTTCCGAAGTCTTGGGAACGATGGGGTCAAACATTTTTTTGTACTACTTCAAAGACCTTGCTGCCGTCGCATTTCAGGGTTTTTGAAGGGAACTTGAGCAACAGGGCATAATCGTGAGTAGCCATAAGTATAGTGCGGCCGGTACTGTTAATTTCCTGCAACACCTTCATGACTTCCACACTCGTTTGCGGGTCAAGGTTCCCTGTAGGCTCATCGGCAAGGATCAATTCGGGATCGTTGAGCAATGCACGGGCAATGGCCACGCGTTGTTGCTCTCCGCCCGACAACTGGTGCGGAAATTTAAAGCCTTTGGTCTTCATGTCCACACGGCCAAGGACTTCCTCGATCTTAGCCGCCATGTCTTCTTTGTCTTTCCACCCGGTAGCTTTCAGCACAAAAAGGAGATTGTCGTTCACCGTACGGTCGGGGAGCAGGTTAAAGTCCTGGAACACGATCCCCAGCTTGCGGCGCAGAAAGGGGATTTCCCTTTCCTTTAACGACCGGAGGTCAAAATCTGTCACCGTACCGGAACCCTGTGTCAGCGGAAGGTCGCCGTAGAGGGTTTTCATAAAACTGCTCTTGCCGCTTCCGGTTTTTCCGATGAGGTAAACAAATTCGCCTTTGTTTACGGAAAGATTGATCTCGCTAAGCACCAGGTTTTCCTTCTGGTAAATAGCAACATCCCTGAGTTCTACGATGGTATTTGACATGCTTCGGGTTTTACTGAGCGTAAAAATAATAAAAGTTGGGGGTAATGGGGCAATGTTCCCGGTTTAAAGTTTCCGGGGTCTGAATGTCCCGGAGCTGAGGTCTGAACGGATGGCCGGCGACCGGGGCGGGGTGATTGCTATAGGCCTTTGTCTGCGGTTGTCAGTCATCTGTTTTTAAATTTATGTGTCATAACTAAAGTAATACATTAACAGATAGTTTTAATAAATAAATGGTTTAACTACATAATATAGTATCCTGTTTATTTTCATCCATAAATCAAATCAATCCGTTTAGTACATGATAAAATTTAGTTTAGATAGATTTTCCTTGATGTTTCGCCCCATCCCTAAAGGATGAATCAAGGAAAATCAGATTTCCTTTGGGCAATGTATTGAACCAGGTCGAAATGGTTAGGGGCAAACTGATTTTCCGATAGATATGCATAAAACAAGTTTTGCCATGTATCAAAATCAATCCGTCAAGATAACAATATAATGCATCAATAAGACGATACAGTTTGTCAATAGATGAAATCAGTCCGTAAATATGCATATTCAAAGCATCAATAGCATAAAGTAGTCCGTCAATAACTAAAATTAATCCATCAATAGATAAATGTAGTCCATCAATAGACTGATACATAACGTCAATGTGTAAATGTATATTGTCAATAAACAAATACAATACATCAATATAGCTGTTTTTAGCATGAATGGATATATAAATTTACTCAATAGAATAAATCGCAATATGGAGTTTATAGGTATAGTGCTTTTTGAATTATAAAATCCTATAAAACACATAGAGTATATTGTTTTTTAACATGTTATAGCACACATTTTTGTTAAAAAATTTTGATTATATTCTCGTATTGTTATTTTTGTGCAATTAACTAACCAAAATACACATTATGAATTATTCAAGACCACGCTTCGAAGAGTATACCACTATTGCCGAATTTTTAATTGCCACCCTTGAACGTGATCAAAAAGAACTGGCCTCACGGTTCAGTAAATATAGCCCGCAGTATATTGCCCGATTCCGCAGGCTGAACGAGAAAGTGAAGGAACTGGAAAATCCCGGGGGCATAACACAAAATATGAAGCAGGCTACGACCGATCTTTATGAGAAGGCCGAGGAGCTCAGGGATGAACTCAGTTTCCTCTCGGCCTATTACAGGAGTGCAGAACTGCAAGCGCCGAATATGGTAGAATTAAAACGCAACCTCAATACCAAGAACATCGAAGGCGCCATGCACCTGCTCACCGCACTTAAAGACCATGTGGCCAAAAACCGTAAGGCTTTGATAGGACAGGGTATGGACGAAAATATGGCCGATATGCTGGTGAAATACCGCGATAGCATGAACAACCTGAACCAGAAACAACACCGCATCCTCTCCCAGCGCAAGGAACTGACGCGTAAGAACCGCGAACAATACGATGCACTTTTCGATTATATCAAAACGGTGATCTACGACGGCAAGATCATGTATAAGAACGATCCCAAGGCACAGGATTATACCCTCACTTCCCTGATTAAACAACTCCGCGCCCCCGAACGCCACCTGCAGGACGGCGAAACCGAAGATGATATGCCGGATATTCCGGGGGCTGTGGATTAAGTTATAAAATAATAATAAGGTGACTTTGCCCTATCATGCCCTGAAGAGGTATGATAGGCTAGATTTTTATGGGAAATTATAGAGGATTGCGGGGCCTTTTTAGATTTGAGATTTAAGACTGTGGGGCTTAGTACTTAAGACGGACTTAAAAAATAATTGAGAAGAAAATTGTGCGGCAATGATGTAATGAATAACGGGAAATTTTTGTAATTCTAAAAAACTCCAAGACTCCAAAACTCCCTAACTCCAAGACTCCAAAACCCTAAAACTCCCCAACTCCAACAGTTAATCTCATTGTGGATAATTATAAAGAGAAACCAACGTTATAGGTTGTATATTCAGTTATCTTTGGTTGAAGAAAAATTATTCATCATGCAATACAGAAAGGTCATACCACTATTTGCGGGTTGCTGTTTTATGCTAACGGCAAGGGCGCAAATGTCTGAAGTTTATACCTATAGTGATAAAGATTATAAAAAGGCACTGGAACTTTACAACAACAAACAGTACAAGTCTGCACAGGGCGTGTTTGAGAAAGTGAAAAACCGTACCGAAGACGAAGAAGTAGAGGCCAACAGTGCTTATTATATTGCAGGGAGCGCCATCCGCCTGGGACAACCGGGGGCGGACAGGATGATGGAGAACTTTGTAAACAAGTATCCCACATCAACCAAGCGGAACACCGCTTATATTGATGCGGGCGATTATTATTTTCAGCACGGCAAGTATCCGCAGGCCCTCAAGTGGTACAATAAGGCCGAAGGCGAGGGAATGAGTGCCAAAGAACGTGATGCATTCAACTTTAAAAAAGGATATGCCCTTTTTACCGTTAAACGCTATAACGATTCGAAAACCTATTTTAACCGGGTGGCCAATTCAGACGAATACGGCGCCAGGGCCAAGTATTACCTGGGCTATATGGCCTATGAAGGCGACGATTACAACGAGGCTACACAATACTTTGACCAGGTAGCCGGAGAATCGGAACTCAACGAGAACCTTTCGTATTACCAGGCCGACATGAACTTCAAGGCAGGGAAATTCGAAGAAGCTATCCGCCTGGCCAAGCAGCAACTGCCCAGGTCGGGGCCCGACGAAGTGTCTGAACTCAATAAAATTATAGGCGAAAGCTATTTCAACCTGAAAGAATACGAAGCCGCAGTGCCTTACCTTAAAGGATACAAGGGTAAGCAGGGCAGGTGGAACAACACCGATTTCTATCAACTGGGATATGCCTACTACAAACAGGGCGATTATGAAAATGCCATAGGCCAGTTTAACAAGATTGTGGGCGGAAATGATTTTGTAGCCCAGAATGCCTATTATCACCTGGCGGAATGTTACCTGAAAACCGATAAAAAACAACAGGCATTGAATGCGTTCCGCAATGCTTCGCAAATGGAGTTTAACGAACAGATACAGGAAGATGCACTGCTCAATTATGCAAGGCTGAGTTACGACATAGGAAACCCTTACCAGAGCGTACCGGAGGTATTGCTCTCCTTCCTGGAGAAATACCCGGATTCGGGCTACAGGGAAGAAGTAGAAAGCCTGCTGGTTGATTCGTACATCACCTCAAAAAACTACGATGCGGCGTTGCAGGTATTGCAGAAAAACAAGGCATACGGCAGCAAGGAAGCCTATCAGAAGGTAGCATTTTACCGGGGTGTGGAACTCTTCAGGAACGGGGAGTACACAGCGGCGATGGACTATTTTGACAAGTCGATACAAGAGCCGCAGGACCGTGCATTCCTGGCAAGAGCCACCTACTGGAGGGGAGAGACCGCCTACCTGCTGAACAGGTATGACGAGGCCCTGGTCGACTTCAAGGATTTTAAAAGCATTTCTGCCGCTGCAACCACACCCGAATACAACCGGGTCGATTATCAACTGGGGTATACCTATTTCAAGCAGAAGAACTACGAACAGGCCATCACCTATTTTGACAGGTATGTAAAGAACAACGAAGTGCAGCGGGACAGGGAAAGGCTCAACGATGCCTGGCTGCGACTGGGCGACAGCTACTTTGTAACCGGGAAATACTGGCCGGCCATGGAATCGTATAACGAGTCCATAGCCATGAAGGAAGCCCATACCGACTATGCCCATTTCCACAAGGCCATCAGTTACGGTTTTGTAGACAGGACAGCCACCAAAATAGAAGAACTCGAAAGATTCATCAGCAATTATCCCGATTCCGATTACCGGGATGATGCCATGTATGAACTGGGGAATACCTATGTAGCACAAAACAAGGTGTCAGACGGGGTAAGAACATACCAGAAACTGGTAGACGAATATTCGTTAAGTCCCTATGTACCGAAAACACTGCTCAGGGAAGGTCTGGTCTACTATAATGCCGAAGAAAATGACAAAGCCCTGGAGAAGTTCAAAAGCGTGGTGAATTATTATCCCAATACGCCCGAAGCCCTCCAGGCAGTGTCTACCGCAAAGCTTATATACGTAGATATGGGCCGGGTAGATGAATATGCAAGCTGGGTAAAAGGACTTGACTTTGTAGAAGTGACCGATGCCGAGCTGGACAATGCCTCGTTTGAATCGGCCGAAAAACAATACGCGCAGAACAATTCCGATGCTGCCATCAGGGGCTTTGAAACCTACCTTGAGAAATTCCCGAGGGGGCTGCATGCGCTGGAAGCCCATTTCTATACGGCACAATCCTATTTTATTAAAGGAGAAAAGGAAAAAGCGGTACCGCATTACGAAAAAGTGACCGAAGGGGGAAGGAACGAATACACTGAACAAAGCCTTACCCGCCTGGGACAGATTTTCCTGGACAATGACAATTATAAAAAAGCCGTTCCCGTGTTGAAACAACTGGAAAAAGTGGCCGGTTCGTCACAGAATGTCGTTTTTGCCCGCTCTAACCTGATGAAAGCCAGTTATGAACTGAACGACTATCCGGAAGCCATCCGTTATGCACAGATGGTACTGGACAATGAGAATACGGACAACAGGATAAAGAGCGATGCCCACGTTATCATAGCCCGTGCCGCCATGGATGTGGGAGATGAAGCCACGGCAAAAGAAGCCTATGCCGAAGTGAAGAAGATAGCTACAGGCGCCCTGGCTGCCGAGGCCCTTTATTACGATGCCTACTTTAAGAACAAGGAAGGAGATTATGAAGCATCCAACAAAAGCATCCAGAAACTGGCCGGTGATTATGCCGGATACAAGGAATTTGGTGCCAAGGGATTATTACTAATGGCCAAAAACTTTTATGAACTGGACGATGCTTTCCAGGCTACCTATATTCTCGAAAATGTGATCGGCAGTTTTGAAGATTATCCCGAAGTTGTGGAAGAAGCCCGGAGCGAATTATCCCGCATTAAAGGCGAAGAGGCCAAACGAAACTCTTCCGTAAATCCTAATAATAACTAAAATATCATAGCAGTATAATGTTCAGTATATATCGTAATACCGGCAAACCCGGGCACAGCACTACCAAAGTGGTAAAACACAAAGCCCGGCGATTGACACCCCGAAATTGCAGTTATTTCCTGCTGTTGCTGTTTACACTGTTGTCAGCTGTGACAGTAGTGGCCCAGGAGGAAGAAGAAAACATCGGAACGGAAACCGTTGAGGTGATAAAACCATATAAGGCGAGTGTTTCGGACGCTTTTAAGATAAAGGAAGTCCCTGTCCTGAACGATTCCGTACTTCCGGAAAAGAAAACAATAGAATACAGTATCTTTTCCGTTCCCGTGGCCTCTACCTTTGTCCCGGCAAAAGGAAAAGTGGCGGGAGTTGAAAAGAAAAAAAGGGAACAGCTCTATAACTCCTACCTTTCGTTGGGATTGGGGAACTACAGTACCGCTAAACTCGACTTTTATACCAGTCAGGAGCTGAGCCGGGAGGAATCTCTGGACATAGGGCTCAATCATCATTCCGCACAAGGAGACCTGGACGAGACCGAACTCGATACCAAGTTCTTTGATACCCAACTGGAAGCAGCCTATATGAATGAAGGCCGTTATTACCGCTGGGGCATTAACGGCGGATTGCAGCACCAGATATACAACTGGTACGGATTGCCCCTGCAGGCCGGTTTTGACGAAGCACTCATCAACAGTATAGACGAAAGGCAGACCTATTACACCGCATCCCTCGGCGGAAACCTGGAATCAGTCGATGCAGCCGTATTTACAGGAGGCGAATTGTCGTTAAAACGTTTCTGGGACGCCCATGATTCCGGGGAGAACCGTGCCGTACTCAACCCGTCCTTCCAGTTTCCCGTAGGAGAAGAATTGATTACGGCCAATGTCTTTGCCGATTACGTAGGAGGCGAATTCGAACACGATTATTTTACAGATGAAAAACTGAAGTACAGCAGCCTGTTGCTGGGGGTAAACCCGAACCTGTTGATCAGGGGAGAAGACTATACAATTAACGTCGGGGCATCCGTCTACTACGGCATGGACATCGAAAACGACGACAATGATTTTTATATCTATCCCCGGGTAAACGCTTCGTACAGGCTGGTAGACGAGTACGTGACCGTTTACGGTGGGGTAGAAGGAAGCCTGGACCAGAATTCCTATTATGATTTTGTACAGGAAAATGTATTTGTGTCGCCTACCCTCGGTATAACACCAACAGACAGGCAATACGACGCCTATGTAGGGATGAAGGGAAAACTGGACACCAATATAGGATATAACCTGAAGGGCTCCTACAGGGCAGAGAACAATAAACCGCTTTACCGTGCAAATCCCGTAAACATTAACGGGAGTGAAAACCGGGATTACGCGTACGGCAATTCATTCGGCGTGATTTATGACGATGTGACCACATTCTCCGCCTTCGGGGAGATCCATGCCGACATAGACGGCAATCTCACCCTTGGCGTTAACGCGGAAGTGTTCGGTTATGACACCGACAATGAAGCGGAAGCCTGGAACCTGCCCATTGTAAAAGGATCGTTCTTCGGAGACTATCAGATAGGCGAACACTGGTTTGCCGGGGCCAATATCTTTTACGTAGGAAAACGAAAAGACCTGTTTACTATGGATATTACCTCAGAACCGCAGGGAGAAATCGTGGAACTGGACAGCTATTTCGACGCCAATGCCCACCTGGGATACCATATCGATCAGCAATGGTCTGTTTTTGTCAAGGTAAATAATATTGCCAACAATC contains the following coding sequences:
- a CDS encoding TonB-dependent receptor, whose protein sequence is MFSIYRNTGKPGHSTTKVVKHKARRLTPRNCSYFLLLLFTLLSAVTVVAQEEEENIGTETVEVIKPYKASVSDAFKIKEVPVLNDSVLPEKKTIEYSIFSVPVASTFVPAKGKVAGVEKKKREQLYNSYLSLGLGNYSTAKLDFYTSQELSREESLDIGLNHHSAQGDLDETELDTKFFDTQLEAAYMNEGRYYRWGINGGLQHQIYNWYGLPLQAGFDEALINSIDERQTYYTASLGGNLESVDAAVFTGGELSLKRFWDAHDSGENRAVLNPSFQFPVGEELITANVFADYVGGEFEHDYFTDEKLKYSSLLLGVNPNLLIRGEDYTINVGASVYYGMDIENDDNDFYIYPRVNASYRLVDEYVTVYGGVEGSLDQNSYYDFVQENVFVSPTLGITPTDRQYDAYVGMKGKLDTNIGYNLKGSYRAENNKPLYRANPVNINGSENRDYAYGNSFGVIYDDVTTFSAFGEIHADIDGNLTLGVNAEVFGYDTDNEAEAWNLPIVKGSFFGDYQIGEHWFAGANIFYVGKRKDLFTMDITSEPQGEIVELDSYFDANAHLGYHIDQQWSVFVKVNNIANNQYARWMNYPVQGFQILGGVTYKFDLGE
- a CDS encoding tetratricopeptide repeat protein — its product is MQYRKVIPLFAGCCFMLTARAQMSEVYTYSDKDYKKALELYNNKQYKSAQGVFEKVKNRTEDEEVEANSAYYIAGSAIRLGQPGADRMMENFVNKYPTSTKRNTAYIDAGDYYFQHGKYPQALKWYNKAEGEGMSAKERDAFNFKKGYALFTVKRYNDSKTYFNRVANSDEYGARAKYYLGYMAYEGDDYNEATQYFDQVAGESELNENLSYYQADMNFKAGKFEEAIRLAKQQLPRSGPDEVSELNKIIGESYFNLKEYEAAVPYLKGYKGKQGRWNNTDFYQLGYAYYKQGDYENAIGQFNKIVGGNDFVAQNAYYHLAECYLKTDKKQQALNAFRNASQMEFNEQIQEDALLNYARLSYDIGNPYQSVPEVLLSFLEKYPDSGYREEVESLLVDSYITSKNYDAALQVLQKNKAYGSKEAYQKVAFYRGVELFRNGEYTAAMDYFDKSIQEPQDRAFLARATYWRGETAYLLNRYDEALVDFKDFKSISAAATTPEYNRVDYQLGYTYFKQKNYEQAITYFDRYVKNNEVQRDRERLNDAWLRLGDSYFVTGKYWPAMESYNESIAMKEAHTDYAHFHKAISYGFVDRTATKIEELERFISNYPDSDYRDDAMYELGNTYVAQNKVSDGVRTYQKLVDEYSLSPYVPKTLLREGLVYYNAEENDKALEKFKSVVNYYPNTPEALQAVSTAKLIYVDMGRVDEYASWVKGLDFVEVTDAELDNASFESAEKQYAQNNSDAAIRGFETYLEKFPRGLHALEAHFYTAQSYFIKGEKEKAVPHYEKVTEGGRNEYTEQSLTRLGQIFLDNDNYKKAVPVLKQLEKVAGSSQNVVFARSNLMKASYELNDYPEAIRYAQMVLDNENTDNRIKSDAHVIIARAAMDVGDEATAKEAYAEVKKIATGALAAEALYYDAYFKNKEGDYEASNKSIQKLAGDYAGYKEFGAKGLLLMAKNFYELDDAFQATYILENVIGSFEDYPEVVEEARSELSRIKGEEAKRNSSVNPNNN